A window of the Streptomyces sp. NBC_01351 genome harbors these coding sequences:
- a CDS encoding small basic family protein, translating to MIAVLGLLAGVVAGLLVRPEVPAVVEPYLPIAVVAALDAVFGGLRAMLDGIFVDKVFVVSFLSNVVVAALIVFLGDKLGVGSQLSTGVVVVLGIRIFSNAAAIRRHVFRA from the coding sequence GTGATCGCGGTACTGGGCCTCTTGGCCGGAGTGGTGGCCGGACTTCTGGTCCGGCCCGAAGTGCCGGCCGTGGTGGAGCCATATCTGCCGATCGCCGTGGTGGCGGCGCTGGACGCGGTGTTCGGTGGTCTGCGCGCGATGCTGGACGGCATCTTCGTGGACAAGGTCTTCGTGGTGTCGTTCCTGTCGAACGTGGTCGTGGCCGCGCTGATCGTCTTCCTCGGTGACAAGCTCGGGGTGGGCTCGCAGCTGTCCACGGGTGTGGTCGTGGTCCTCGGCATCCGCATCTTCTCCAACGCCGCGGCCATCCGTCGGCACGTTTTCCGGGCGTGA
- a CDS encoding DUF881 domain-containing protein, translating to MSTDDTPEQPGAAAQPPKDVPGPAEQTGRQRLAAGLWPPRVSRAQLIVAVLLFVLGLGLAIQVRSNSESSALRGARQEDLVRILDELDGRTKRLEDEKQRLEDQRKELESSSNQAEEARKQTVEKERQLGILAGTVAAQGPGITLKITDPTGKVRSDQLLDTLQELRAAGAEAIQINGVRIVAGSYFSDESGGVGIDGKKITQPYEFRVIGKAQDLEPALNIPGGVVQTLEKEQATVNVIRSPKIVVDALRAAKQPDYARSSS from the coding sequence ATGAGTACGGACGACACCCCCGAGCAGCCGGGGGCCGCGGCGCAGCCGCCGAAGGACGTACCGGGGCCGGCGGAGCAGACGGGCCGGCAGCGGCTCGCGGCCGGGCTGTGGCCGCCGCGGGTGAGCCGGGCCCAACTGATCGTCGCGGTGCTGCTGTTCGTGCTGGGCCTGGGACTGGCCATCCAGGTGCGGTCGAACAGCGAGTCCAGCGCGCTGCGCGGGGCACGTCAGGAGGACCTCGTACGGATCCTCGACGAGCTCGACGGGCGGACCAAGCGCCTGGAGGACGAGAAGCAGCGGCTGGAGGACCAGCGCAAGGAGCTGGAGAGCAGCTCCAACCAGGCCGAGGAGGCCCGCAAGCAGACCGTGGAGAAGGAGCGCCAACTCGGCATCCTGGCCGGTACGGTGGCAGCGCAGGGGCCGGGAATCACGCTGAAGATCACCGATCCCACGGGCAAGGTGCGGTCCGACCAGCTGCTGGACACCCTCCAGGAGCTGCGGGCGGCCGGGGCCGAGGCGATCCAGATCAACGGCGTGCGCATCGTGGCCGGCTCGTACTTCTCCGACGAGAGCGGCGGGGTCGGCATCGACGGTAAGAAGATCACACAGCCCTACGAGTTCAGGGTGATCGGCAAGGCCCAGGATCTGGAGCCGGCGCTCAACATCCCCGGCGGTGTCGTCCAGACGCTGGAGAAGGAGCAGGCCACCGTCAACGTCATCCGGTCGCCGAAGATCGTCGTGGATGCCTTGCGGGCTGCGAAGCAGCCTGACTACGCTCGGTCGTCATCGTGA
- a CDS encoding FHA domain-containing protein yields MSGGYGRCENVRVGRCLHSEFVLPHGRVCFGQGESPVKLFEKLFGKKNREESGPARHRAGHGDAEGQGDRPLFRDEVAGAGDNSGASGASTVDPAGTGRIGFGEPSTSSAGGGFAPDPYATNASAGQPRREEPSMSAEQICSRCGHRSDAASRFCSNCGAPLRAGLTPERASETTSTISISGLEAYEAEVSGQTHVSSSLSPEAQAAVEALPPGSALLIVRRGPNSGSRFLLDGELTTAGRHPQSDIFLDDVTVSRRHVDFRRGQDGGFTVSDVGSLNGTYVNREPIDSVALHNGDEVQIGKYRLVFYASLRGI; encoded by the coding sequence CTGTCTGGTGGTTACGGACGTTGTGAGAATGTCCGGGTCGGCAGGTGTCTGCATTCGGAGTTCGTCCTGCCCCACGGGCGGGTCTGTTTCGGTCAAGGGGAATCGCCCGTGAAGTTGTTTGAGAAGTTGTTCGGCAAGAAGAACCGCGAGGAAAGCGGCCCGGCACGTCACCGTGCCGGGCACGGGGACGCGGAAGGGCAGGGCGACCGGCCGCTCTTCCGTGACGAGGTGGCGGGAGCGGGTGACAATTCGGGCGCTTCCGGCGCGTCGACTGTTGACCCTGCTGGTACCGGACGCATAGGTTTCGGTGAACCATCAACCTCAAGTGCGGGTGGAGGGTTTGCCCCCGACCCGTATGCCACCAATGCCTCCGCGGGGCAGCCGCGGCGCGAGGAGCCGTCCATGTCGGCCGAGCAGATTTGCAGCAGGTGCGGACACCGCAGCGATGCGGCCAGTCGGTTCTGCTCCAACTGCGGGGCGCCGCTGCGGGCGGGTCTGACGCCGGAGCGTGCCTCGGAGACCACGTCCACCATCTCGATCTCGGGCCTCGAGGCCTACGAGGCCGAGGTGTCGGGACAGACGCACGTGTCGTCCTCGCTGTCCCCCGAGGCCCAGGCCGCGGTGGAAGCGCTGCCGCCCGGTTCCGCCCTGCTCATCGTGCGGCGCGGTCCCAACTCCGGTAGCCGTTTCCTGCTGGACGGCGAGCTGACCACGGCGGGCCGGCACCCGCAGAGCGACATCTTCCTGGACGACGTCACCGTCTCCCGGCGCCATGTCGACTTCCGCAGGGGTCAGGACGGCGGTTTCACCGTCTCCGACGTCGGCAGCCTCAACGGCACGTACGTGAACCGTGAACCGATCGACTCCGTCGCCCTGCACAACGGTGACGAGGTGCAGATCGGCAAGTACCGGCTGGTCTTCTACGCGAGCCTGCGGGGCATCTGA
- the ftsR gene encoding transcriptional regulator FtsR → MLRTPTGGAPKNGTAGTAGRLVSIGTVLTTLRDEFPEVTISKIRFLEAEGLVEPRRTPSGYRKFSTDDVERLARILRLQRDHYLPLKVIRDQLDALARGEQIRIPAPTAHADSEGTVEPGSPVAVYGEVGRERPTVARVDRAELLAAADVDEVQLVEWESYGLLAEAPGGGFDAEAVTVARLVADLGRFGLEPRHLRAMKAAADREAGLVEQVVAPLRRHRNPQTRMHAEATMKELAGLSVRLHEALVQTALGVRLR, encoded by the coding sequence ATGCTGCGTACCCCGACCGGCGGTGCCCCGAAGAACGGCACCGCCGGCACCGCCGGGCGGCTGGTGAGCATCGGCACGGTGCTCACCACGCTGCGTGACGAGTTCCCCGAAGTCACGATCTCGAAGATTCGTTTCCTGGAGGCGGAAGGGCTCGTCGAGCCCCGGCGCACGCCTTCGGGATACCGCAAGTTCAGCACCGACGACGTGGAGCGCCTCGCGCGCATCCTGCGGCTGCAACGCGACCACTACCTGCCGCTGAAGGTCATCCGCGACCAGCTCGACGCGCTCGCCCGCGGTGAGCAGATCCGTATCCCGGCGCCCACCGCGCACGCGGACTCCGAGGGCACGGTCGAGCCGGGCAGCCCCGTGGCCGTCTACGGCGAGGTGGGCCGGGAGCGGCCCACGGTGGCCCGGGTGGACCGTGCGGAGCTCCTCGCGGCCGCTGACGTCGACGAGGTCCAGCTGGTCGAGTGGGAGTCCTATGGGCTGCTCGCGGAGGCTCCGGGCGGCGGATTCGACGCGGAGGCCGTCACGGTGGCCCGGCTCGTCGCCGATCTCGGCCGCTTCGGGCTGGAGCCGCGGCACCTGCGCGCCATGAAGGCGGCAGCGGACCGGGAGGCGGGGCTGGTGGAGCAGGTCGTGGCACCACTGCGCCGCCACCGCAACCCGCAGACCAGGATGCATGCGGAGGCCACCATGAAGGAGCTCGCGGGGCTGTCCGTACGGCTCCACGAGGCCCTCGTACAGACCGCTCTCGGGGTTCGTCTGCGGTGA
- a CDS encoding bifunctional nuclease family protein, whose amino-acid sequence MNELDVVGVRVEMPSNQPIVLLREVGGDRYLPIWIGPGEATAIAFAQQGMAPARPLTHDLFKDVLEAIGEELTEVRITDLREGVFYAELVFASGVEVSARPSDAIALALRTGTPIYGSDGVLDDAGIAIPDEQEDEVEKFREFLDQISPEDFGTGPQ is encoded by the coding sequence GTGAACGAGCTCGACGTTGTGGGTGTCCGGGTGGAAATGCCCTCCAACCAACCGATCGTGCTCCTGCGTGAAGTGGGAGGCGACCGGTACCTCCCCATCTGGATCGGACCAGGGGAGGCGACCGCCATTGCCTTCGCGCAGCAGGGGATGGCCCCTGCCCGGCCGCTGACGCACGACCTGTTCAAGGACGTGCTGGAGGCGATCGGCGAGGAGCTCACCGAGGTCCGGATCACGGATCTGCGGGAGGGCGTCTTCTACGCGGAGCTCGTCTTCGCCAGCGGGGTCGAGGTGAGCGCGCGGCCTTCCGACGCCATAGCGCTCGCCCTGCGGACGGGGACGCCGATCTACGGCAGTGACGGCGTCCTCGACGACGCCGGAATCGCCATTCCGGACGAACAGGAGGACGAGGTGGAGAAGTTCCGCGAGTTCCTCGACCAGATCTCGCCCGAGGACTTCGGTACGGGCCCGCAGTGA
- a CDS encoding MerR family transcriptional regulator has product MRITGDGTTGGTPARSDGGPYPLHGSAVGSARRQPESTPVGPVGGDQAPEQIGYRGPTACAAAGITYRQLDYWARTGLVEPSVRPAYGSGTQRLYSFRDVVVLKIVKRFLDTGVALQNIRTAVQHLRDRGFSDLERMTLMSDGATVYECTSPDQVVSLLQGGQGVFGIAVGVVWRDVESALSQLHGERVDTGETLVGHNPADELAARRNRAV; this is encoded by the coding sequence GTGAGGATCACGGGCGACGGTACGACCGGGGGCACCCCCGCGCGGAGTGACGGGGGACCGTACCCGCTGCACGGCAGTGCGGTCGGTTCCGCGCGCCGTCAGCCGGAGTCGACGCCGGTCGGACCGGTGGGCGGCGACCAGGCGCCCGAGCAGATCGGATACCGGGGGCCGACGGCGTGCGCCGCGGCGGGCATCACCTACCGGCAGCTCGACTACTGGGCGCGCACCGGACTGGTGGAGCCGAGCGTGCGGCCCGCGTACGGGTCGGGCACGCAGCGGCTTTACAGCTTCCGGGACGTGGTGGTCCTCAAGATCGTCAAGCGTTTCCTGGACACCGGGGTGGCGCTGCAGAACATCCGCACGGCCGTGCAGCACCTGCGTGACCGCGGGTTCTCCGACCTGGAGCGGATGACGCTGATGAGCGACGGCGCCACGGTGTACGAGTGCACCTCCCCGGACCAGGTCGTGAGCCTGCTCCAGGGCGGGCAGGGCGTCTTCGGCATCGCCGTGGGAGTGGTGTGGCGCGACGTCGAGAGCGCGCTGTCCCAGCTGCACGGGGAGCGGGTGGACACCGGCGAGACGCTGGTCGGGCACAACCCGGCGGACGAGCTCGCGGCACGCCGCAACCGCGCCGTCTGA
- a CDS encoding DNA polymerase IV — translation MRAAPTILHLDMDAFYAAVEQASKPSLRGKAVIVGGLGPRGVVATASYEARRFGVHSAMPMAQARRLCPNGAYLFPRFSLYREVSDLVMALLRELSPLVEPLSLDEAFVDLEAGGVAFDSEGALAAGQRLRADIRGVTGLSGSVGLAGSKMLAKVASEEAKPNGLLLIEPGTERELLAPMSVRTLPGVGPATGEHLRRAGITTVGELAEAGEDELVRMVGRAHGVGLYRMALGLDDRPVVAERDAKSVSVEDTFDVDLHDRVRIRGEVQRLVDRCVRRLRESGHSGRTIVLKVRRYDFSTLTRSETLRGPTDDPGVVREAAARLLEGVDTTGGVRLLGVGVTGLADYTQEDLFAQAAVLAAEGAEGAEGAEGRAEWAEGASEPPGDGPAAGAGTGRKEDEPVMDPWSAAPAPGEVAAEPESAGERRWPAGGDVLHSVYGPGWVQGSGVGRVTVRFEQPGSGPGRVRTFRVDDPELEPSDPLPLVGDAGPDPSADTEGGAPRA, via the coding sequence GTGAGAGCCGCGCCGACCATCCTGCACCTGGACATGGACGCCTTCTACGCCGCCGTGGAGCAGGCGTCGAAGCCGAGCCTGCGGGGCAAGGCCGTCATCGTCGGCGGCCTGGGCCCGCGGGGGGTCGTCGCGACCGCCTCGTACGAGGCCAGGCGGTTCGGAGTGCACTCCGCGATGCCGATGGCGCAGGCGCGGCGGCTCTGCCCGAACGGTGCGTACCTCTTCCCGCGCTTCAGCCTGTACCGGGAGGTCAGCGACCTGGTCATGGCCCTGCTGCGGGAGCTTTCGCCGCTGGTGGAGCCGCTCAGCCTGGACGAGGCCTTCGTGGACCTGGAGGCCGGCGGGGTCGCCTTCGACTCGGAGGGCGCTCTGGCGGCGGGGCAGCGGCTGCGGGCGGACATCCGTGGTGTGACGGGGCTCAGTGGGTCGGTGGGTCTGGCCGGATCGAAGATGCTGGCCAAGGTGGCGTCCGAGGAGGCCAAGCCGAACGGGCTGCTGCTGATCGAGCCGGGGACGGAGCGGGAGCTCCTCGCGCCGATGTCGGTGCGGACCCTGCCGGGGGTGGGGCCGGCCACCGGAGAACACCTGCGCCGCGCCGGGATCACCACCGTGGGGGAGCTGGCGGAGGCCGGGGAGGACGAGCTGGTCCGGATGGTCGGGCGCGCGCACGGCGTGGGCCTGTACCGGATGGCGCTGGGGCTGGACGACCGGCCGGTGGTCGCCGAGCGCGACGCGAAGTCGGTGTCGGTCGAGGACACCTTCGACGTGGACCTGCACGACCGGGTGCGGATCCGGGGCGAGGTGCAGCGGCTCGTGGACCGGTGCGTGCGGAGGCTGCGGGAGTCAGGGCACTCGGGGCGCACGATCGTGCTGAAGGTACGGCGGTACGACTTCTCGACGCTGACCCGCTCCGAGACGCTGCGGGGCCCCACGGACGACCCGGGTGTGGTGCGGGAGGCCGCGGCGCGGCTCCTGGAGGGCGTGGACACCACGGGCGGGGTGCGGCTGCTGGGCGTGGGTGTGACGGGGCTGGCGGACTACACGCAGGAGGACCTCTTCGCCCAGGCCGCGGTGCTCGCCGCCGAGGGCGCCGAGGGTGCCGAAGGTGCCGAGGGCAGGGCGGAGTGGGCGGAAGGGGCCTCCGAGCCTCCCGGTGACGGGCCGGCCGCCGGGGCCGGGACGGGGCGCAAGGAGGACGAGCCGGTCATGGACCCGTGGTCCGCTGCGCCTGCGCCGGGGGAGGTAGCCGCGGAGCCCGAGTCGGCTGGGGAGCGGCGGTGGCCGGCCGGGGGCGACGTACTCCATTCGGTGTACGGGCCGGGGTGGGTGCAGGGCAGCGGGGTCGGGAGGGTGACCGTACGGTTCGAGCAGCCCGGGTCGGGGCCCGGCCGGGTCAGGACCTTCCGGGTGGACGACCCCGAACTGGAGCCGTCCGACCCCCTGCCGCTGGTGGGGGACGCGGGCCCGGACCCTTCCGCGGATACCGAGGGCGGCGCGCCGCGCGCCTGA
- a CDS encoding PRC-barrel domain-containing protein, producing MQTDIDPRSLIGRKAFDRNGTKIGTVDEVYLDDATGVPEWAAVRTGLFSRDAFVPLEPSELVDDALRVPFDRSLIKDAPDFGVGRHLSPEQELQLYHHYGLDVTLPSDFQRDFGHLATDED from the coding sequence GTGCAGACCGACATCGATCCGCGCAGCCTGATCGGCCGCAAGGCGTTCGACCGCAATGGCACCAAGATCGGCACCGTGGACGAGGTCTACCTCGACGATGCCACGGGCGTCCCGGAATGGGCCGCCGTCCGTACGGGCCTGTTCAGCCGGGACGCGTTCGTCCCGCTGGAGCCGAGCGAGCTGGTGGACGACGCCCTGCGGGTGCCGTTCGACCGCTCCCTGATCAAGGACGCCCCCGACTTCGGCGTCGGCCGCCACCTCTCCCCGGAGCAGGAGCTCCAGCTCTACCACCACTACGGCCTGGACGTGACGCTCCCGTCGGACTTCCAACGCGACTTCGGCCACCTGGCCACCGACGAAGACTAG
- the gcvP gene encoding aminomethyl-transferring glycine dehydrogenase: MTANRIPLSQLERGIPFEQRHIGPDAEAQAKMLAQVGYGSLDELTAAAVPDVIKTAEALNLPEARTEAEVLAELRSLADRNQVLSSMIGLGYYGTFTPPVILRNVMENPAWYTAYTPYQPEISQGRLEALLNFQTVVAELTGLPTSGASLLDEGTAAAEAMTLARRVGKSKGNVFLIDADALPQTIAVIETRAEPIGIEVVVADLSEGIPAEIAERGVYGVLLQYPGASGAVREIKPVIEQAHALGAIVAVSADLLALTLLTSPGELGADIAVGTTQRFGVPMGFGGPHAGYMAVQAKHARSLPGRLVGVSVDADGNKAYRLALQTREQHIRREKATSNICTAQVLLAVMAGMYAVYHGPDGLRTIARRTHRYATLLAAGLTAGGVEVVHGAYFDTVTARVPGRAAEVVAAAREGGVNLFQADADLVSIACDETTLRADIEAVWAAFGVTGDIEALDETAADTLPEGLLRSDSYLTHPVFHQHRSETAMLRYLRRLSDKDYALDRGMIPLGSCTMKLNATTEMEPVTWPEFGQLHPFAPVEQAGGYLTLINELEERLCEVTGYDKVSIQPNAGSQGELAGLLAVRAYHRANGDEQRTVCLIPSSAHGTNAASAVMAGMKVVVVKTADDGEVDADDLRAKIEQHRDELAVLMITYPSTHGVFEEHVADICAQVHEAGGQVYVDGANLNALVGLAKPGHFGGDVSHLNLHKTFCIPHGGGGPGVGPVGVRAHLAPYLPNHPLQPTAGPETGVGPISAAPWGSAGILPISWSYVRLMGGEGLKRATQVAVLGANYIAKRLEPHYPVLYTGPGNLVAHECIIDLRPLSKSTGVSVDDIAKRLIDYGFHAPTMSFPVAGTLMIEPTESEDLAEIDRFCDAMIAIRGEIEKVASGEWSLEDNPLANSPHTAAALGGEWNHPYTRDEAVFPGGVSAAEKYWPPVRRIDGAFGDRNLVCSCPPLDEYDN, translated from the coding sequence ATGACCGCCAACCGCATTCCGCTCTCCCAGCTGGAGCGAGGCATCCCCTTCGAGCAGCGCCACATCGGCCCGGACGCCGAGGCGCAGGCGAAGATGCTCGCCCAGGTGGGCTACGGCTCGCTGGACGAACTGACCGCCGCCGCGGTGCCGGATGTGATCAAGACCGCTGAAGCGCTGAACCTGCCCGAGGCGCGGACCGAGGCCGAGGTGCTCGCCGAGCTGCGTTCGCTGGCCGACCGCAACCAGGTCCTGTCCTCGATGATCGGGCTGGGTTACTACGGCACCTTCACGCCGCCGGTGATCCTGCGCAACGTCATGGAGAACCCGGCCTGGTACACGGCCTACACGCCGTACCAGCCGGAGATCTCGCAGGGCCGCCTCGAAGCGCTGCTGAACTTTCAGACCGTCGTCGCCGAGCTGACCGGTCTGCCGACCTCCGGTGCCTCCCTGCTCGACGAGGGCACCGCGGCCGCCGAGGCCATGACCCTGGCCCGCCGCGTGGGCAAGTCCAAGGGCAATGTCTTCCTCATCGACGCCGACGCGCTGCCGCAGACCATCGCGGTGATCGAGACCCGCGCCGAGCCGATCGGCATCGAGGTCGTCGTCGCCGACCTGTCCGAGGGCATTCCGGCCGAGATCGCCGAGCGCGGCGTCTACGGCGTGCTCCTCCAGTACCCGGGTGCTTCCGGCGCCGTGCGGGAGATCAAGCCGGTCATCGAGCAGGCGCACGCGCTCGGCGCGATCGTCGCCGTCTCGGCCGACCTGCTCGCCCTGACCCTGCTGACCTCCCCGGGCGAGCTGGGCGCGGACATCGCCGTCGGCACCACGCAGCGCTTCGGCGTCCCGATGGGCTTCGGCGGACCGCACGCCGGCTACATGGCCGTCCAGGCCAAGCACGCCCGCTCCCTGCCGGGCCGACTCGTCGGCGTCTCCGTGGACGCGGACGGCAACAAGGCGTACCGCCTGGCGCTGCAGACCCGTGAGCAGCACATCCGCCGCGAGAAGGCCACGAGCAACATCTGTACCGCTCAGGTGCTGCTCGCCGTCATGGCCGGCATGTACGCCGTCTACCACGGCCCGGACGGCCTGCGGACGATCGCCCGCCGTACGCACCGCTACGCGACCCTGCTCGCCGCGGGCCTGACGGCCGGCGGTGTCGAGGTCGTGCACGGGGCCTACTTCGACACGGTCACCGCCCGCGTCCCGGGCCGCGCGGCCGAGGTCGTCGCCGCCGCGCGCGAGGGCGGGGTCAACCTGTTCCAGGCCGACGCCGACCTGGTCTCCATCGCCTGCGACGAGACCACCCTGCGCGCCGACATCGAGGCAGTCTGGGCGGCCTTCGGGGTCACCGGTGACATCGAGGCGCTGGACGAGACCGCGGCGGACACCCTCCCCGAGGGACTGCTGCGCTCGGACTCCTACCTGACGCACCCGGTCTTCCACCAGCACCGCTCCGAGACCGCGATGCTGCGCTACCTGCGCAGGCTCTCGGACAAGGACTACGCGCTGGACCGCGGCATGATCCCGCTGGGCTCCTGCACCATGAAGCTCAACGCGACCACCGAGATGGAGCCGGTGACCTGGCCCGAGTTCGGCCAGCTGCACCCCTTCGCCCCGGTGGAGCAGGCCGGGGGCTACCTCACGCTCATCAACGAGCTGGAGGAACGTCTCTGCGAGGTCACCGGCTACGACAAGGTCTCCATCCAGCCGAACGCCGGTTCGCAGGGTGAGCTCGCCGGACTGCTGGCCGTACGCGCCTACCACCGCGCGAACGGCGACGAGCAGCGCACCGTCTGCCTCATCCCGTCCTCCGCGCACGGCACCAACGCCGCCAGCGCCGTGATGGCCGGCATGAAGGTCGTCGTCGTCAAGACCGCCGACGACGGCGAGGTGGACGCGGACGACCTGCGCGCCAAGATCGAGCAGCACCGCGACGAGCTCGCCGTGCTGATGATCACGTACCCGTCCACGCACGGTGTGTTCGAGGAGCACGTCGCCGACATCTGCGCCCAGGTGCACGAGGCCGGCGGCCAGGTCTACGTGGACGGCGCGAACCTCAACGCCCTGGTGGGCCTGGCCAAGCCGGGTCACTTCGGCGGCGACGTCTCGCACCTGAACCTGCACAAGACCTTCTGCATCCCGCACGGCGGCGGCGGCCCGGGCGTCGGCCCGGTCGGTGTCCGGGCCCACCTGGCCCCGTACCTGCCGAACCACCCGCTCCAGCCGACCGCGGGCCCGGAGACGGGCGTCGGTCCGATCTCGGCCGCGCCGTGGGGCTCGGCCGGCATCCTGCCGATCTCCTGGTCGTACGTGCGCCTCATGGGCGGCGAGGGCCTCAAGCGCGCCACCCAGGTGGCCGTGCTCGGCGCCAACTACATCGCCAAGCGCCTGGAGCCGCACTACCCGGTGCTCTACACCGGCCCGGGCAACCTGGTCGCGCACGAGTGCATCATCGACCTGCGTCCGCTGTCGAAGTCGACCGGTGTGAGCGTGGACGACATCGCCAAGCGCCTGATCGACTACGGCTTCCACGCGCCGACGATGTCCTTCCCGGTCGCCGGCACGCTGATGATCGAGCCGACGGAGTCCGAAGACCTCGCCGAGATCGACCGCTTCTGCGACGCGATGATCGCCATCCGCGGCGAGATCGAGAAGGTCGCCTCCGGCGAGTGGTCGCTCGAGGACAACCCGCTGGCCAACTCCCCGCACACCGCTGCGGCGCTGGGCGGCGAGTGGAACCACCCGTACACCCGTGACGAGGCCGTCTTCCCCGGTGGGGTCTCGGCCGCCGAGAAGTACTGGCCGCCGGTGCGCCGCATCGACGGTGCGTTCGGTGACCGCAACCTGGTGTGCTCCTGCCCGCCGCTGGACGAGTACGACAACTGA
- a CDS encoding DUF5999 family protein — MCQHQPACPSAESADREAARPVANHPEQGWSLLCNGVLLFEDTGELLPDGQIIAPHRPLAVA; from the coding sequence ATGTGCCAGCACCAGCCAGCCTGCCCATCAGCCGAATCCGCCGACAGGGAGGCCGCCCGCCCGGTGGCCAACCACCCGGAGCAGGGCTGGAGCCTGCTGTGCAACGGCGTCCTGCTCTTCGAGGACACCGGGGAGCTGCTGCCCGACGGCCAGATCATCGCCCCGCACCGGCCGCTCGCGGTGGCGTAG
- a CDS encoding glutamate-cysteine ligase family protein: MGEKVVAGGFDLSDRQRYRRKLHECLEGLERLLAEKRFDRPKNMMGLEIELNLAGADGLPRMVNAQVLERIASTDFQTELGMFNLEVNVLPHRLGGRVFDRLSEELSAGLGYAHRQAAEIDAGVVMIGILPTISRDDLVTANLSAVDRYSLLNEQILMMRGEDFTLDIEGVERLTWTSGSIVPEAACTSVQLHLQVTPARFSDVWNAAQAVAAAQIAVGANSPFLFGRELWRESRPPLFTQATDTRPPELQAQGVRPRTWFGERWVDSAYELFAENVRYFPSLLPICDEEEPLRVLDEGGVPLLQELVLHNGTVYRWNRPVYGVADGVPHLRVENRVLPAGPTVADVVANAAFYYGLVRTLADEPRPVWTRLPFAEAEANFDAACRYGIDARLRWPRRGRAGGLVSVPAVRLVLDELLPMAAAGLDAWGIEPADRDHYLGIIEERCRRRVNGATWQVDTYHQALAAGLERDEALAATTRRYSELMHKGDPVHTWPVGLAEEEVSAPVPVRR, translated from the coding sequence ATGGGGGAGAAGGTCGTGGCGGGCGGATTCGACCTGTCCGATCGGCAGAGGTATCGAAGGAAGCTCCACGAGTGTCTGGAGGGACTGGAGCGACTTCTGGCGGAGAAGAGGTTCGATCGCCCGAAGAACATGATGGGACTTGAGATCGAGTTGAATCTTGCGGGTGCCGACGGGTTGCCGAGAATGGTGAATGCCCAGGTGCTGGAGCGTATTGCGAGCACCGATTTCCAGACCGAACTGGGAATGTTCAACCTGGAGGTGAACGTCCTGCCGCACCGGCTCGGCGGCCGCGTTTTCGACCGCCTGTCCGAGGAACTCAGCGCCGGGCTGGGCTATGCCCACCGGCAGGCCGCGGAGATCGACGCCGGGGTGGTGATGATCGGAATTCTGCCGACGATCTCGCGCGACGACCTGGTCACGGCCAACCTGTCGGCGGTCGACCGGTACTCGCTGCTGAACGAGCAGATCCTGATGATGCGTGGCGAGGACTTCACCCTCGACATCGAGGGGGTCGAGCGGCTGACCTGGACCTCAGGGTCGATCGTGCCGGAGGCGGCCTGCACCTCCGTACAACTGCACCTCCAGGTGACACCGGCCCGGTTCTCGGACGTGTGGAACGCCGCGCAGGCGGTGGCGGCCGCGCAGATAGCCGTCGGCGCCAACTCGCCGTTCCTGTTCGGGCGCGAGCTGTGGCGGGAGTCGCGGCCGCCGTTGTTCACGCAGGCCACCGACACCCGGCCGCCCGAGCTCCAGGCGCAGGGGGTGCGGCCGCGGACCTGGTTCGGGGAGCGGTGGGTGGACTCGGCGTACGAGCTCTTCGCCGAGAACGTCCGCTACTTCCCCTCGCTGCTGCCGATATGTGACGAGGAGGAGCCGCTGCGGGTGCTGGACGAGGGCGGGGTGCCGCTGCTGCAGGAGCTCGTCTTGCACAACGGGACCGTCTACCGCTGGAACCGGCCCGTGTACGGGGTCGCGGACGGGGTGCCGCACCTGCGGGTGGAGAATCGGGTGCTGCCGGCCGGGCCCACCGTCGCCGATGTCGTCGCCAACGCCGCCTTCTACTACGGGCTCGTGCGCACCCTCGCGGACGAACCGCGCCCGGTGTGGACCCGGCTGCCCTTCGCCGAGGCGGAGGCCAACTTCGACGCGGCCTGCCGGTACGGGATCGACGCGCGCCTGCGGTGGCCGCGCCGGGGCCGGGCCGGGGGACTGGTGAGCGTACCGGCGGTGCGGCTGGTGCTGGACGAGCTGCTGCCGATGGCGGCGGCCGGGCTGGACGCCTGGGGCATCGAGCCCGCGGACCGGGACCACTACCTCGGCATCATCGAGGAGCGCTGCCGGCGGAGGGTGAACGGGGCGACCTGGCAGGTGGACACCTACCACCAGGCCCTCGCCGCCGGGCTGGAGCGGGACGAGGCGCTGGCCGCGACCACCCGGCGTTACAGCGAGCTGATGCACAAGGGGGATCCCGTGCACACCTGGCCCGTGGGGTTGGCCGAGGAGGAGGTGAGCGCGCCGGTGCCGGTCAGGCGCTGA